Below is a window of Cytobacillus firmus DNA.
CCGATGCCCCAAGGACGAAAAGGATGTTAAAGATATTGCTTCCTACGATATTTCCTAAAGCAATTTCACTCTCTTTTTTTATGGCTGCGGCGACAGATGTCACCAGCTCGGGCAGAGAAGTCCCGATGGCTACAATCGTTAAGCCGACCAATGTTTCACTCATCCCCAATGATAAAGCAATTTCCGTACTGCTTTTAACAACCAGGTCGCCGCCAAAAATAATGGCAGCCAATCCGGCAATCGTCAAAAGACTTTGCTTTGTCCATTGGGCAGTACTTGTTTTGACAGGAGAAGACCCTGTGCTGCTTCGGTTCTCCCGGGCCACTTCAAATAAGTAGTACATGAATACAGCAAATATCAGCAGCAGCACGAGACCATCACTGCGGGAAACCATATTGCTGCTGATAGAGTCAAGATATGCATCATTGATGAAAATCATAAGAGCAGCTGTGGCAAGCAAAGTAAAGGGAATCTCCTTGCGGATGGTTGCACTTTCGACTTTTAAAGGAAAAATCATGGCGGTCACACCGACCACCAGCGTGATATTAAAAATATTACTGCCGACAACATTTCCTATAGCCACATCGGCATTTCCATCCAGCGCAGCCAGAATGCTGACAGTGGCTTCAGGTGAACTCGTTCCAAATGCAACGATTGTCAGCCCAACCAGCAGCGGGGAAATCTTTAGGAACCCCGCAATTTTTGAAGCGCCATCCACAAAAAAGTTTGCCCCTGCAATCAATAAAGAAAATCCAATAATTAAAAGTATATATGACACCTTAACGAGTCACCTCCTGTTTTTACTATGATTACCCAATTATGGATTCAATTAAAAGCCGTTGCGGATTCATTTGATATCCGCCTCTTCTTTCATTACCTTATACCAGCTTTCTGTTTCTGCGGAATCTTTGCTGTTCACAAAGATTTTCTCATTTTTAAGTTCAATGTATAGAATCGGCGTATGGCCTTTTTGTATGAATAATAAGCTGCTGCCATAGCCAGTCACTTTAAAATGCCCCTGTGAAAGGGTGGGGAGGCCGATTCCATTCTGCTTCCAGGTTACCTCAGGCATCTCCTCCAATAATTGAACAGACTGAATATCCCGATAATCCCATTTGTCTCCGTACATTCCGGAGATTTCAAATGAATCCTCTGTTAATGCCATTTCATAGCCTTTCTGGCTGGAGACAGTCAGGTAAATGAGGGGGCCAAGTGTCACAATAAAAAGAATGAGAGCGATGATATAACTTCGTTTTCTTTTAGACGGCACTTCATATTTCGATAAGTAGATGAATCCCCCAAGCAAAACAATCATCATAAAGCCGAACTGCACTTCCATTGCAAATCTGAATCCGGTGAATGATAAAGGCAGTAGCACCAGCATCCCGATAGCAGTGCCAATGAGCAGGCTGCCGGTTTTTTGCGGATAACCGCTGTTAATTAATTGTTCTTGTTCAATCTCCGGCCGCGAGGCAAATCCGGAAATGAGCCAGTAAGCTTTTTTGAATCGTACAGCCCATCCCAGAATCAGGAAGAGCAGAATCACAGAAATCTGTGTAATGACAAGTCCAATCATGGCAAAAACCTCCTTGTTATTCTTTACGGATAAAGCGGCCGTTTTGTTTCGGTTTTGGTATAATAATAAGACAGCTTTTTAGTTTCAAGTAAGAGGAGGCACACCCTTGAAAAACAAAAACATTTTATTCTATATATTAGTAGCGCTCTTGATCACTACCGTTGTCAGCATTGTCATGGGCTACCACAACTTCGGCTTTGGGGTAGGCTTTCTGTTCGCATTTCTTTCGCTTTCAACAGGATATTTCTATTCCATGAAAAACCGCGAATACATGCATCAGAATTACCATGCCGACTATGTGGACCGCTTGAAAAACGATAAAAAGATTTAATAGCGGTTCCGCTGGCATTCAGCACTCCTCTATTATATGCTTAATTTAAAATCAATAGAGGAGGCAGGCAATGAAAAACAAGGAAAATATGGGATTGCTGCTGGATGTGGAAACAACGGGGCTAGGACCAAATTCCGATGAAATCATTGAATTGGCATTAAAGTTATTTTCATACCGTGCCGACACAGGGGAGATTCTTGATATAAAGGATAAATCCTCATTCCTGCGGGAACCCATCAGCAAATCGGCCAAAAACAATTACAGCCGTGCATTCAGAGTCCATGGGATTCCTTATGAAGCTGTCAGCGGAAAAAGCTTTGATGATATCAAAATAAAAAAATACTTCTTTCACGCTGATTCGGTTTTCGCTCATAATGCATCCTTTGACCGCAGCTTTTTATACCGGATGTATCCGGAAGATATTAACGAATTAAAATGGTACTGCACGATGAGAAGTGTTCCTTGGAAAGAATACGGCTTTACAGACAGCCGGCTGCTAACGCTTATTCAATCCCACCGCATCGCAGACAGCCAGACACACCGCGCCATGGATGATATTACATACCTCTTAGAACTGCTGAAAAAAAGAAATCCGGCCGGTGACTTCTATATGCGTGATGTTCTGGCAAAAGGACCAATGAGAAAATACCAGCCAGCAGCTCAGGGCCGGCTTGGCTAAAAGTCTATACAGAAAAAGAGTGCATCCTTTTTGGCACTCTTTTTCTTATTCATTTTTCAGCAAAGGCAGTATGATGTTCACTGTCGTCCCCTTGCCGATTTCGCTATCATACTCTATTGTTCCGTGCATTTCACGGATAATTTTGTTCGTAACCATGCTCCCCAGGCCAGTCCCCTTTGTTTTCGTTGTGTAGAAAGGCAAACCGATATTTTCCAGCTGCTCGGAGGTCATGCCCCGTCCGTTATCCGTAATTGTCAATTTAACGGTATTATGAAAATAATCTGCTGAAGTAATGATTGAGATTTTTCCTTTTTCCTGAACCGATTCAATTCCATTCTTGATTATATTCATGAGGGCCTGTTTTAGGTGGTCTTCATCACCTCTCACATAAAATGGCCCTTTAT
It encodes the following:
- a CDS encoding calcium/sodium antiporter, which gives rise to MSYILLIIGFSLLIAGANFFVDGASKIAGFLKISPLLVGLTIVAFGTSSPEATVSILAALDGNADVAIGNVVGSNIFNITLVVGVTAMIFPLKVESATIRKEIPFTLLATAALMIFINDAYLDSISSNMVSRSDGLVLLLIFAVFMYYLFEVARENRSSTGSSPVKTSTAQWTKQSLLTIAGLAAIIFGGDLVVKSSTEIALSLGMSETLVGLTIVAIGTSLPELVTSVAAAIKKESEIALGNIVGSNIFNILFVLGASASISPLPVDPKMFIDITILILITFVLLIFSRSHYAVGKYEGGFLAASYIMYLIYIIMRN
- a CDS encoding DUF3784 domain-containing protein, giving the protein MIGLVITQISVILLFLILGWAVRFKKAYWLISGFASRPEIEQEQLINSGYPQKTGSLLIGTAIGMLVLLPLSFTGFRFAMEVQFGFMMIVLLGGFIYLSKYEVPSKRKRSYIIALILFIVTLGPLIYLTVSSQKGYEMALTEDSFEISGMYGDKWDYRDIQSVQLLEEMPEVTWKQNGIGLPTLSQGHFKVTGYGSSLLFIQKGHTPILYIELKNEKIFVNSKDSAETESWYKVMKEEADIK
- a CDS encoding exonuclease domain-containing protein produces the protein MKNKENMGLLLDVETTGLGPNSDEIIELALKLFSYRADTGEILDIKDKSSFLREPISKSAKNNYSRAFRVHGIPYEAVSGKSFDDIKIKKYFFHADSVFAHNASFDRSFLYRMYPEDINELKWYCTMRSVPWKEYGFTDSRLLTLIQSHRIADSQTHRAMDDITYLLELLKKRNPAGDFYMRDVLAKGPMRKYQPAAQGRLG